The stretch of DNA GTTCGGAAACAGGGCAGTGATGTCATGCGCTCAGAGGTGGTCATTGCTTCAGGCACGCTCTTGAACGCGGCACATTTGGGGTTGGCTGCAGCACTGGGAGTCACCACGTTGACCGTCAAGCGTAGAGCCAGGGTTTTGCTACTGACAACCGGCGATGAAGTCTTGGCCCCAGGGGATCCGGGGCAGCTCATGGACTTCCCCGGTATGATCTTCGACGCCAATGAGGCACTGTTACGGGCGCGCCTTGAAGAGGCCGGCTTGGAGGTTCTCCGTTCCGCTGTGGTGCGCGATGATCCACAAGCGCTACTGCGCATTTTGGAAACACAGGTGGGCGCAGTCATGACCGGTGGTGGCCACCAGGAGCCGCTGTGTGACCTGGTGATTTCAGTGGGCGGCATTAGTGCCGGTGCCTTTGAAGTGGTGAAACAAGCACTGAGCAGCGCCGGGCCCCATGCCGCCGTGGAGTTCGTCTCGGTGGCGTTGCAGCCGGGCGGCCCGCAAGCGCTGGGAACTTACAGGGGCGTGCCGTTNTTGGGCTTTCCNGGCAACCCTGTCAGCGCCTTTGTGTCTTTNGAAGTCTTCTTGCGCCCCGCTGTGTCCACATTGTTAGGTACGCCGGCGCCGCGGCAAACTCTCGTGGCAACACTGGAACATGATCTAAGCTCACCGTTGGGCAAGCACCAGATCCGCCGCGGCATTTATTCCGGCCCAGAATTTGAATCGGCGCCATCGGTTCGTGAAGTAGGTGGGGAATCCTCGCATTTACTTGGTGCCTTGGCCCAAGCTAATGCGCTGATCAACGTCCCGGCGGGCGTCACCGAATTACAGGCAGGGGCAAAGGTGGAAGTATGGCTGGTGTGACTACCTCAGAAACGCCCGCCCTTACCCATTTGCGCCACGATGGAACAGCCGCCATGGTGGATGTTTCAGCCAAGGCCGAAACCACCAGGGAGGCCACTGCAACAGGGACAGTGTCCACCACCGCCGAAGTCATGAAGCTACTNCGGTGCCGGGGACTTCCNAAGGGCGACGCCCTGGCGGTGGCCCGTGTGGCTGGCATCATGGGCGCTAAAAGNACAGCGGAGCTCATTCCGTTGTGCCANCCCCTGCCCATCTCGAAGGTCACAGTTGACTTTGAACTGTCCACCACGGCCGTCACCGTAGTGGCCTGCGTGAAAACCCGGGGTGTGACAGGCGTGGAGATGGAAGCATTGACGGCCGTGTCGGTTGCTGCGCTGAGCGTGTACGACATGATCAAGGCAGTGGATAAACACGCAGTTATTTCCGGCATCAAGGTGCTGGCCAAAAGTGGCGGCAAGAGTGGGGACTGGGTCCTAGCTGATGTGCGTCATGACCAAGGCCATGACGGCTCTGGCCANGCGCACCACAGCAGAAGGAGAACAGCCATGAGCGCGTGCGAACCCGGAGTATCCCTAGGAACGGCTGCCGTCATCATCGCCTCAACCCGTGCCGCTCTTGGCGTTTACCCGGATAAGACCGGACCCATCATTACCGATTGGCTCAGTGAGCACGGGTTTGATGTCATGGCCCCGCTGGTGGTCCCCGACGGCGCACCCGTGGGGGCAGCGCTGAGGGCGGTGCTGAGCCAGCATCCCACCGTTATCATCACCAGCGGTGGCACGGGCTTGAGCCCGGATGATCAGACTCCCGAGATGACACTGCCACTGCTTGAACGGGAGGTACCTGGGATCATGGAGGCCATGCGTGCTGCTGGTCTNGGCAAAACTCCCATGGCCGTGTTGAGCCGGGGCCATGCCGGTCTTGCCGGGTCCACGTTCATTGTGAACCTACCTGGGTCCCCTTCCGGGGTCATGGATGGGCTGGCCGTGCTGGATCCGATCATCAAACATCTCTGCGAACAGGTAACCGGACACCATGGCCACTAATATCGACGTTGTTGCGGCCTTGCTCAGTGCCGAACCGATCAGTGTTGAAACGGCCATGGCCGCCGTTGAATCCGAGACCGCAGGGGCCGTTGTGACTTTCAGCGGCGTGGTGCGCAACCACGACGGCGGAGCGCAAGTAGCGCGGTTGAGTTACAGTGCGCACCCGCTTGCCTTGGGCGTGCTCAACACCGTGGTGGCCTCGCTCATCGATGGCACCAGCATGGCCGATCCTTCCGGGCATCCGGTGCGGATCTGGGTGGCTCACAGGGTGGGGCCGCTGGAGATCGGCGAACCGGCGCTTGTCTGCGCTGTGGCATCCTCCCACCGCGCCCAGGCCTTTGAGCTGTGTGCGGCACTGGTGGAGCGGATCAAGGCTGAGGTGCCCATCTGGAAGGAGCAGTTCTTCACTGACGGCAGCGTTGAATGGGTGGGGGCCGGGAACGTGCCGGAAAAGCGCCTCCCTCGAAACCCAGTAGGCTTAAACCCATGAGTGAAATGCTGAAGGTTGCCGTGCTCGGCGCCAAAGGACGAATGGGAACGGCCGCAGTGGCGGCCATTGACGCGGCACCAGATATGGAACTGGTGGCGGCACTGGGCCGCCATGACTCCCTGGAGGTGCTCGTTGAGCGTGGCACGCAGGTTGTGGTTGACCTGACGGTACCTGATTCCACCGAAGCGAATGTGCACTTTGCCATCAGCCACGGTATTCATGCGGTGGTAGGCACTACCGGCTGGGATAGCGCACGGCTCGGTGCTCTTGCGGAGCTGCTGGCTCAGCACCCGCANACAGGGGTGCTCATTGCNCCCAACTTTGCCCTCGGTTCCGTACTTGCTACCCGGTTTGCCACCCAGGCTGCACGGTACTTTGATTCGGTGGAAATCATTGAATTACACCATCCGCGCAAGGTGGATGCGCCGTCCGGAACAGCCTTGCGCACAGCCCACCTCGTGGCGGCAGCGCGCAAGGCCGCAGGNGTACCTGGTGCNCCCGACGCCACCGAAACTGAACTTGCCGGCGCCCGCGGTGCCTCGATTGAGGGCATACCCGTGCACAGTGTGCGCCTTGCTGGTCTTGTTGCCCACCAGGAAGTGCTCTTTGGCAGCCACGGCGAGGCATTGACCATTCGCCATGACTCCTTCAACCACGAATCGTTCATGCCCGGGGT from Arthrobacter polaris encodes:
- the glp gene encoding gephyrin-like molybdotransferase Glp gives rise to the protein MRRTVSEHQRAVEEILRQSWAASASSVMADGGTALPLMEARGRVLAEDLRAAIDLPPFANSQMDGYAIHVDPTSQDEHNQFQSVDLVQSTTFRVVATIPAGAVPAPLEAGTAAPIMTGAMMPAGANAVVPVEAALPASFVDAGGNVQLPATTAGRFVRKQGSDVMRSEVVIASGTLLNAAHLGLAAALGVTTLTVKRRARVLLLTTGDEVLAPGDPGQLMDFPGMIFDANEALLRARLEEAGLEVLRSAVVRDDPQALLRILETQVGAVMTGGGHQEPLCDLVISVGGISAGAFEVVKQALSSAGPHAAVEFVSVALQPGGPQALGTYRGVPXLGFPGNPVSAFVSXEVFLRPAVSTLLGTPAPRQTLVATLEHDLSSPLGKHQIRRGIYSGPEFESAPSVREVGGESSHLLGALAQANALINVPAGVTELQAGAKVEVWLV
- the moaCB gene encoding bifunctional molybdenum cofactor biosynthesis protein MoaC/MoaB, which codes for MAGVTTSETPALTHLRHDGTAAMVDVSAKAETTREATATGTVSTTAEVMKLLRCRGLPKGDALAVARVAGIMGAKXTAELIPLCXPLPISKVTVDFELSTTAVTVVACVKTRGVTGVEMEALTAVSVAALSVYDMIKAVDKHAVISGIKVLAKSGGKSGDWVLADVRHDQGHDGSGXAHHSRRRTAMSACEPGVSLGTAAVIIASTRAALGVYPDKTGPIITDWLSEHGFDVMAPLVVPDGAPVGAALRAVLSQHPTVIITSGGTGLSPDDQTPEMTLPLLEREVPGIMEAMRAAGLGKTPMAVLSRGHAGLAGSTFIVNLPGSPSGVMDGLAVLDPIIKHLCEQVTGHHGH
- a CDS encoding molybdenum cofactor biosynthesis protein MoaE, with the protein product MATNIDVVAALLSAEPISVETAMAAVESETAGAVVTFSGVVRNHDGGAQVARLSYSAHPLALGVLNTVVASLIDGTSMADPSGHPVRIWVAHRVGPLEIGEPALVCAVASSHRAQAFELCAALVERIKAEVPIWKEQFFTDGSVEWVGAGNVPEKRLPRNPVGLNP
- the dapB gene encoding 4-hydroxy-tetrahydrodipicolinate reductase is translated as MSEMLKVAVLGAKGRMGTAAVAAIDAAPDMELVAALGRHDSLEVLVERGTQVVVDLTVPDSTEANVHFAISHGIHAVVGTTGWDSARLGALAELLAQHPXTGVLIAPNFALGSVLATRFATQAARYFDSVEIIELHHPRKVDAPSGTALRTAHLVAAARKAAGVPGAPDATETELAGARGASIEGIPVHSVRLAGLVAHQEVLFGSHGEALTIRHDSFNHESFMPGVLLGVRTVGTRPGLTVGLDGYLDLEG